One window from the genome of Deinococcus roseus encodes:
- a CDS encoding metallophosphatase domain-containing protein: MKIVCISDTHNQHDQLQLPHSDVLIHAGDFSMRGHVAETQAFLTWFAAQPHPHKIFIAGNHDFIFEKRRKKARAMVPDGVIYLEDEGVTLEGVKFWGSPITPTFFDWAFNRGPATIGSYWDLIPDDTNVLITHGPPFGTLDQVLPEGEHVGCPRLLAALESRLCPKLHVFGHIHEAYGQFVQGGRVSVNASMLNQEYLPVNPPVVVELS; the protein is encoded by the coding sequence ATGAAAATCGTTTGCATCTCAGACACCCACAACCAGCATGACCAGTTGCAGTTGCCCCACAGTGACGTGCTGATTCACGCTGGTGATTTTTCCATGCGGGGTCATGTTGCAGAAACCCAGGCTTTTCTGACCTGGTTTGCTGCCCAGCCTCACCCCCACAAGATCTTCATTGCAGGCAACCACGACTTCATCTTTGAGAAACGACGCAAGAAAGCCCGGGCCATGGTGCCTGATGGAGTGATCTACCTGGAGGATGAAGGGGTTACGCTGGAGGGGGTGAAGTTCTGGGGATCACCCATCACACCGACTTTTTTCGACTGGGCCTTCAACCGTGGTCCGGCCACCATTGGCAGTTACTGGGACCTCATCCCGGATGACACCAACGTGCTGATCACCCACGGCCCACCTTTTGGGACACTGGACCAGGTGTTGCCAGAGGGTGAACACGTCGGCTGCCCGCGGCTCCTGGCAGCACTGGAGAGCCGTTTGTGCCCGAAACTCCATGTCTTCGGGCACATTCATGAGGCTTATGGTCAATTTGTGCAAGGTGGGCGGGTGTCCGTCAATGCGTCCATGCTCAACCAGGAGTACCTGCCGGTGAATCCGCCGGTGGTGGTTGAACTGTCCTAA
- a CDS encoding DinB family protein, translated as MTRPQPTEYVSFYARYIDMVPEEDVLAAMHQQAAVTAEQILRFAGKPDARYTPDKWSVKEVIGHMTDTERVFGQRALFFARGDRAELPPFEQDDWMKECDFGACSLEGLLEEFQAVRRGHELFFRHLAVSAWERRGIAGGNPFTVRALAYGMLGHERAHLQVLLERYS; from the coding sequence ATGACCAGACCCCAGCCCACCGAGTACGTTTCCTTTTACGCCCGTTACATCGATATGGTGCCAGAAGAGGATGTGCTCGCTGCAATGCACCAGCAGGCCGCTGTGACTGCTGAGCAGATCCTGCGCTTTGCTGGCAAACCTGACGCCCGCTACACACCAGACAAATGGAGCGTCAAGGAGGTCATCGGTCACATGACCGACACCGAGCGGGTCTTCGGACAGCGGGCCCTGTTTTTTGCCCGGGGTGACCGTGCCGAACTGCCCCCTTTCGAACAGGATGACTGGATGAAGGAATGCGATTTCGGGGCCTGTTCGCTTGAGGGCTTGCTGGAGGAATTTCAGGCGGTGCGTCGGGGCCACGAACTGTTTTTTCGCCACCTGGCCGTGTCCGCCTGGGAGCGCCGGGGCATTGCTGGTGGCAATCCGTTCACGGTGCGGGCGCTGGCTTACGGCATGCTGGGCCATGAACGCGCTCACCTGCAGGTCTTGCTGGAGCGCTACAGCTGA
- a CDS encoding MBL fold metallo-hydrolase: protein MELTFLGTAADSAYPLPFCACTICQQARGTGGKNIRRRSSVMVNRDLLIDLGPDSIQALLTFGFDPGQIRFLLQTHPHHDHFDPNHLITRIPDYGCIWASPLTLVASSGTLGRMSMMLQATGFEGDLVRAETQHLLNTEVHPLQAGESTTIGDHHITAFQANHDAAAESLLYAIQSGGRALLYATDTDTLLEPTQNQLSVSGLRFSLVVLDHTYGPGCDGGGHLNAERFRATMAWLREAGLLEDNAKIYATHLSHQGNPEHQELARYAHQHGYLIPWDGLTVRV from the coding sequence ATGGAACTCACTTTTCTGGGCACAGCGGCTGACAGCGCTTACCCCCTGCCTTTTTGCGCCTGCACCATCTGTCAGCAAGCCCGGGGCACGGGTGGCAAGAACATTCGGCGACGCTCCAGCGTGATGGTCAACCGGGACCTGCTGATTGACCTGGGACCAGACAGCATCCAGGCCCTGCTGACTTTTGGTTTTGACCCGGGTCAGATTCGCTTTCTCCTGCAAACCCATCCGCACCACGATCACTTCGATCCCAACCATTTGATCACCCGCATTCCCGATTACGGCTGCATCTGGGCGTCCCCCCTGACCCTGGTTGCTTCCTCAGGGACACTGGGGCGCATGTCCATGATGCTGCAAGCCACAGGTTTTGAAGGGGATCTTGTGAGGGCAGAAACGCAACACCTGCTCAACACCGAGGTTCACCCCCTTCAGGCAGGCGAATCCACAACCATCGGGGACCACCACATCACCGCTTTTCAAGCCAACCACGACGCTGCTGCAGAATCGCTGCTCTACGCAATCCAATCCGGGGGGCGCGCCCTGCTGTACGCGACGGACACGGACACCCTGCTGGAGCCCACACAGAACCAGCTTTCAGTCAGCGGTCTCCGTTTCTCGTTGGTGGTGCTGGACCACACCTATGGCCCGGGTTGCGATGGAGGAGGGCACCTGAATGCAGAACGCTTCCGTGCCACCATGGCCTGGCTCCGGGAGGCAGGTCTGCTTGAAGACAACGCAAAAATCTACGCCACGCACCTGTCACACCAGGGAAACCCCGAACACCAGGAACTCGCAAGGTACGCCCATCAGCATGGTTACCTGATCCCCTGGGATGGCCTGACCGTGAGGGTGTAA
- a CDS encoding aldo/keto reductase produces the protein MHKRTLGQTGLGVTEIGYGAWGIGQSMWIGAEDTESLNALRRYVELGGNFIDTALVYGDGHSERLVGQVVREHPHVLVATKVPPKNFLWPARKRTTAQETYPGEHVMACTEQSLKNLGLPHIDLQQFHVWDDSWTDQGDWLEAIGQLKKEGKIRHFGISINDHQASNGVKLVESGQVESVQVIYNVFDQSPQDRLLDACLEHNVGVIVRVALDEGGLTGKITPATEFPREDWRNHYFGGNRKTELQTHLQAIEQDLGINTEQLPETALRFVLSHPAVSTVIVGMRSVRNVERNVQLADGQGLPREQVQKLYGHRWDRNWYAEAGTD, from the coding sequence ATGCACAAGAGAACACTGGGACAGACTGGACTGGGCGTCACCGAAATCGGATACGGGGCCTGGGGCATCGGGCAGAGCATGTGGATCGGGGCCGAGGACACCGAAAGCCTGAATGCCCTGCGGCGTTATGTGGAGCTGGGCGGCAACTTCATTGACACGGCCCTGGTGTATGGAGATGGTCACAGTGAAAGGCTGGTGGGGCAGGTGGTCAGAGAACACCCGCACGTGCTGGTCGCCACCAAAGTCCCACCCAAAAACTTCCTGTGGCCTGCCCGCAAACGCACCACCGCCCAGGAGACCTACCCAGGTGAGCATGTGATGGCCTGCACCGAACAAAGCCTGAAGAACCTGGGCCTGCCCCACATTGACCTGCAACAGTTTCACGTGTGGGATGACAGCTGGACCGACCAGGGCGACTGGCTGGAGGCCATAGGGCAACTCAAAAAAGAAGGCAAAATCAGGCATTTTGGCATCTCCATCAACGACCACCAGGCCAGCAACGGGGTGAAACTCGTCGAGTCTGGTCAGGTGGAAAGCGTGCAGGTGATTTACAACGTCTTTGACCAGAGCCCCCAGGACCGTCTGCTGGACGCCTGCCTGGAACACAACGTCGGTGTGATTGTGCGGGTGGCCCTCGACGAAGGGGGACTCACCGGAAAAATCACCCCCGCAACGGAATTCCCCAGAGAGGACTGGCGCAACCACTACTTCGGTGGGAACCGCAAAACAGAATTGCAAACCCACCTGCAGGCCATCGAACAGGACCTGGGGATCAACACCGAGCAGTTGCCCGAAACCGCCCTGCGTTTTGTGCTCTCCCATCCTGCCGTGTCCACGGTGATCGTGGGCATGCGCAGTGTGCGCAACGTGGAACGCAACGTGCAACTGGCAGATGGACAGGGGCTTCCCCGGGAGCAGGTGCAAAAACTGTATGGGCACCGCTGGGACCGCAACTGGTACGCAGAGGCAGGAACCGACTGA
- a CDS encoding nuclear transport factor 2 family protein: MFSHSEGTFAGKHVAFADLFRIENGKIVEHWDAIQEVPTVGRNANGMF; encoded by the coding sequence GTGTTCAGCCACTCCGAGGGGACATTTGCAGGCAAGCACGTGGCCTTTGCTGATTTGTTCCGCATCGAGAACGGCAAAATCGTGGAGCACTGGGATGCCATCCAGGAAGTTCCCACAGTGGGCCGCAACGCCAACGGGATGTTCTGA
- a CDS encoding 4'-phosphopantetheinyl transferase family protein, translating to MIAPFKSPLVWPEPTAQQVHLWQGTLDVSEDLLSSCLNTLSLQEHQRRERLTTSLLQRQFAAARGQLRFLLSRYLKASPADLRLSSTPRGKPFLQDFPDLHFNVSHSGHTLLIGVARSPLGVDVEHIPPDFNPLELLRFFSPEEQDFIKSGPVERFFWCWTRKEARLKATGEGLTAELAQLNTLHPLPGWEWHTCTFAHQVQSVACQTGMQIQHHPLEEALCPWS from the coding sequence GTGATTGCCCCTTTCAAATCGCCTCTGGTCTGGCCTGAACCGACCGCGCAGCAGGTGCACCTGTGGCAGGGCACACTGGATGTTTCAGAAGACCTGCTTTCCAGTTGTCTGAACACCCTCAGCCTGCAAGAACACCAGCGTCGGGAACGTCTGACCACTTCCCTTTTGCAACGGCAATTTGCAGCAGCCAGGGGGCAACTCCGCTTTCTGCTGTCCCGTTATTTGAAGGCATCCCCTGCCGATTTGCGCCTGTCCAGCACCCCCAGAGGCAAGCCCTTTCTGCAGGATTTTCCCGATCTGCACTTCAATGTCAGCCACTCTGGCCACACCCTCCTGATCGGGGTGGCCCGCAGTCCGCTGGGGGTGGATGTGGAGCACATTCCCCCGGACTTCAATCCCCTGGAGTTGTTGCGCTTTTTCAGCCCTGAAGAACAGGATTTCATCAAAAGTGGTCCTGTGGAACGCTTTTTCTGGTGCTGGACCCGCAAAGAAGCCCGGCTGAAAGCCACGGGAGAAGGTCTCACTGCAGAGCTTGCCCAGCTGAACACCCTGCACCCCCTTCCGGGCTGGGAATGGCACACCTGCACTTTTGCACATCAGGTGCAGTCGGTGGCCTGCCAGACGGGAATGCAGATCCAGCACCACCCCCTTGAGGAGGCATTGTGTCCCTGGTCCTGA
- a CDS encoding penicillin acylase family protein has product MSLVLRILGKTLGWFVLVVLLLLGGAVGYLYYSTTAPTRGTLQAPGLKGKVEVFWDRNGVPHIKAQADDLDAFFALGYVHAQDRLWQMDFQRRVAAGRLSEVLGKDTLSEDRFLRTWGFYRAAEQAYPALSEHTRKVLEAYTAGVNRSLQQGKLPLEFTLLGYKPEPWTVIDTLSWQKMMAFDLGGNWDDEVLAARVRQKLGERGVRELFPAYPQDAPTILSQQEVQSSQQVSSAASEPVTLHPQSLEKVWSWREAQVKLGMEKVPDKGSNNWVVSGSRTVSGKPLLADDPHLSLTAPSLWYLAELQGPTLHVVGGTIPGMPAVVIGRNDQISWGVTNTNPDVEDLFVEKTGVKFNIRREVIRVKGHADEVLQVRETQHGPVVSDQSESARVVGDTISLKWTALQPGDTTMDAFVGINYARNWQEFTEALSHFVAPTQNFVFAAQNGDIGYYAAGKIPIRKGWDGSEPISGDRDWSGYIPFADLPHVLNPEKGYIASANEKVAPGNYPYLLGADPVWTFPYRKRRIEQLIQATPRHTPETFAAIQNDVYSEIWQDLKPILLKVKPANEQEQQALNILSAWDGQQTTDSVGSTLFAAWYKQLAEMVQDELPFLKEKRSPEFVVGQLRNEGLYCKSPTLKNCRELLQQGLTLAVKDLSGRLGNNMQNWQWGKLHQVFNKHVFDASDQVRWLFNRSAASPGGLSTVNVGHYLSATYQQVFGPSYRQIVDLSQPEQSLFITTLGQNGNVLSSHYSNFMPLWQRGEYITLSRGQGTGLTLQP; this is encoded by the coding sequence GTGTCCCTGGTCCTGAGAATCCTTGGAAAAACCCTTGGCTGGTTTGTGCTGGTGGTGCTGCTCCTGCTGGGCGGCGCAGTGGGGTACCTGTATTACAGCACCACTGCCCCCACCCGTGGGACCCTGCAGGCTCCCGGACTCAAAGGCAAAGTGGAGGTGTTCTGGGACAGAAACGGCGTCCCGCACATCAAAGCCCAGGCAGATGATCTGGACGCTTTCTTTGCACTGGGTTACGTGCATGCCCAGGACCGGTTGTGGCAGATGGATTTCCAGCGCAGGGTGGCCGCGGGTCGATTGTCAGAAGTGCTGGGGAAAGACACCCTTTCAGAAGACAGGTTTTTGCGCACCTGGGGGTTTTACCGGGCCGCAGAACAGGCCTACCCGGCCCTCTCTGAGCACACCAGAAAGGTGCTGGAAGCCTACACCGCCGGCGTGAACCGTTCCCTTCAGCAGGGCAAACTGCCGCTGGAATTCACCCTGCTGGGCTACAAACCCGAACCCTGGACAGTGATCGACACCCTCAGCTGGCAAAAAATGATGGCTTTCGATCTGGGCGGAAACTGGGACGATGAAGTCCTGGCGGCACGGGTGCGCCAGAAACTCGGGGAGCGTGGGGTGAGGGAACTCTTTCCGGCCTATCCGCAAGACGCCCCCACCATCCTCAGCCAGCAGGAAGTTCAGTCTTCACAACAGGTGTCCAGTGCAGCTTCAGAACCTGTCACCCTGCATCCACAGTCCCTGGAAAAGGTGTGGTCCTGGCGGGAGGCACAGGTGAAACTGGGCATGGAGAAAGTGCCAGACAAGGGCTCGAACAACTGGGTGGTTTCGGGCAGCAGGACCGTGTCTGGCAAACCCCTGCTGGCCGATGACCCCCACCTGTCCCTCACCGCCCCGAGCCTGTGGTACCTGGCAGAACTGCAGGGGCCCACCCTGCACGTGGTTGGAGGCACCATTCCTGGCATGCCTGCAGTGGTGATTGGCCGCAACGACCAGATTTCCTGGGGCGTCACCAACACCAACCCGGATGTGGAAGACCTCTTTGTGGAAAAAACCGGGGTGAAATTCAACATCCGCCGGGAAGTGATCCGGGTCAAAGGCCACGCAGACGAGGTTCTGCAGGTTCGGGAAACCCAGCACGGCCCGGTGGTTTCCGACCAGAGCGAAAGTGCCCGTGTTGTGGGAGACACCATCAGCCTGAAGTGGACCGCACTGCAGCCCGGAGACACCACCATGGACGCCTTTGTGGGCATCAATTACGCCCGCAACTGGCAGGAATTCACCGAAGCCCTGAGTCATTTTGTGGCCCCCACCCAGAATTTCGTGTTCGCAGCCCAGAACGGAGACATCGGGTATTATGCCGCCGGGAAAATCCCCATCCGCAAAGGCTGGGATGGCAGTGAGCCCATTTCTGGCGACAGAGACTGGTCTGGGTACATTCCCTTTGCAGACCTCCCGCATGTGCTGAACCCCGAAAAAGGCTACATTGCCTCTGCCAACGAGAAGGTCGCTCCAGGCAACTACCCTTACCTGCTGGGGGCCGACCCGGTGTGGACTTTCCCTTACCGCAAACGCCGCATCGAACAATTGATCCAGGCCACCCCCAGACACACCCCGGAGACTTTTGCAGCCATCCAGAACGATGTGTACAGTGAAATCTGGCAGGACCTCAAACCCATCTTGCTGAAGGTGAAACCTGCAAATGAACAGGAACAGCAGGCGCTGAACATCCTCTCTGCCTGGGACGGACAGCAAACCACAGACAGCGTGGGCAGCACCCTCTTTGCCGCCTGGTACAAGCAACTCGCAGAGATGGTGCAGGATGAACTGCCTTTCCTGAAAGAAAAACGCAGCCCGGAATTCGTGGTGGGACAGCTCAGAAATGAAGGCCTGTACTGCAAGAGCCCCACACTGAAAAACTGCCGTGAGCTGCTGCAACAGGGGCTCACCCTGGCCGTGAAAGACCTCTCAGGCAGGCTGGGCAACAACATGCAAAACTGGCAGTGGGGCAAACTGCACCAGGTGTTCAACAAGCACGTGTTCGACGCCAGCGATCAGGTGCGCTGGCTGTTCAACCGCAGTGCTGCCAGCCCTGGCGGGCTCTCCACCGTGAACGTCGGGCATTACCTGTCTGCCACCTACCAGCAGGTTTTTGGCCCCAGTTACCGTCAGATTGTGGACCTCTCCCAGCCCGAACAGAGCCTTTTCATCACCACCCTGGGTCAGAATGGGAATGTGCTGAGCAGCCATTACAGCAACTTCATGCCGCTCTGGCAACGGGGGGAGTACATCACCCTGTCCAGAGGGCAGGGAACGGGACTGACCTTGCAGCCCTGA
- a CDS encoding PAS domain S-box protein has translation MPASITRVLIVEDSPEDAEILRHHLKRSVSPDLKVVSAQTGAQGLQEMAGPNPPQLVFLDLSLPDMDGMEVLHALQALKDSPTVIVITGSGNESTAVKAIKSGAADYLIKSALSGQRVQQAVHHAQEQRRLQTELHFAQDQMASMVQQAPIGMALLDRDLCFTQANQAFMDLTRQTQLPVGTPLRSIQQPVVQQLLPLAEQVLGGGMFKAHALTTFDQNEVRHHLVHAYPAAHHQGVVRWVGLTVEDVTEHQNTATLLKENQKKLNLLLSSTNIGTWEWPINEHQTQNFEEHHSLLGEITEVMEGKAHFTKFLHPEDKTQVLEKLDRYLQQPEHFSFETRIVTHGGDTRWMLVRRAPDSPEGMLSGAIIDITELKTIEETLRESQHFLARITNTTPTVLYLTDLHLRRVIYANTQFEDMLGYRPEEILQMDAGQLDHLVLPADLQLTPLHHPQIEGLNDGDILGTEHRILRKNGLWRWWSSRNTVFARDAQQHPTVVLTCAVDITERKTAEEKRREAEQTLQESEHRFQLMADQAPVLIVMTDEEKHGVFLNHAWMVFTGHAGPGTASTWLEPIDPEDRPRVEQVFRQAHLQRKGFEVEYRLKNHDGEHCWMFHRAVPRFTPEGEFKGFIAAVIDVHTRKLAEKGLQENEQRMRDLMDVQKRFVADAAHELRNPLTSIQGNMDLMVRHRVLAEQDRSEIISDVQREAARLGRLVNDMLQLARGDGGAEIREDEVELHELLQDVWQDFVRLHKNHHFRLGTLQPALVLGDHDRLKQLAIILLENAVKYTLHGGQITLSLKQQGDTVVWNIADSGVGIAEEHQERVFERFFRVDPSRQSTGNPGGTGLGLSIARWIVEKHGGKVSLTSVLGEGTTVTVELPVFTLEEQNA, from the coding sequence ATGCCCGCAAGCATCACCCGGGTCCTCATTGTGGAAGACAGCCCCGAAGACGCCGAAATCCTCCGGCATCACCTGAAACGCAGCGTTTCACCTGACCTGAAAGTGGTCAGCGCACAAACGGGCGCTCAGGGTTTGCAGGAAATGGCCGGGCCGAACCCACCGCAACTGGTTTTTCTGGACCTCAGCCTGCCTGACATGGACGGCATGGAGGTTTTGCACGCCCTGCAGGCCCTCAAAGACTCCCCCACCGTGATCGTGATCACTGGGAGTGGCAACGAAAGCACCGCGGTGAAAGCCATCAAATCCGGTGCCGCAGATTACCTGATCAAAAGTGCCCTCAGCGGCCAGAGGGTGCAGCAGGCGGTGCATCATGCCCAGGAGCAGCGCCGCCTGCAAACAGAACTGCACTTCGCGCAGGACCAGATGGCCTCCATGGTTCAGCAAGCCCCCATCGGGATGGCCCTGCTGGACCGCGATCTCTGTTTCACCCAGGCCAACCAGGCCTTCATGGACCTCACCAGACAAACCCAGTTGCCTGTGGGCACCCCCCTGCGCAGCATCCAGCAGCCCGTGGTGCAACAACTGCTCCCTCTGGCAGAACAGGTCCTCGGTGGCGGGATGTTCAAAGCCCATGCCCTCACCACTTTTGACCAGAACGAGGTGCGCCATCACCTGGTGCATGCTTATCCGGCCGCCCACCACCAGGGGGTGGTGCGCTGGGTGGGCCTCACAGTGGAGGACGTCACCGAACACCAGAACACCGCCACCTTGCTGAAAGAAAACCAGAAGAAACTCAATTTGCTGCTGTCCTCCACCAACATCGGCACCTGGGAATGGCCCATCAATGAGCACCAGACCCAGAACTTCGAAGAGCACCACAGCCTGCTCGGCGAAATCACCGAAGTGATGGAAGGCAAAGCGCACTTCACCAAGTTCCTGCACCCCGAGGACAAAACGCAGGTGCTGGAAAAGCTGGACCGTTACCTGCAGCAACCAGAACACTTCTCTTTTGAGACCCGCATCGTCACCCACGGCGGAGACACCCGCTGGATGCTGGTTCGCCGCGCACCGGACAGTCCAGAAGGGATGCTGAGCGGGGCGATCATTGACATCACCGAACTGAAAACCATTGAGGAGACCCTGCGGGAAAGCCAGCACTTCCTGGCCCGCATCACCAACACCACCCCCACGGTGCTTTACCTCACCGATTTGCACCTGCGACGGGTGATTTACGCCAACACCCAGTTCGAAGACATGCTGGGCTACCGGCCTGAGGAGATTTTGCAGATGGACGCCGGACAACTCGACCATCTGGTGCTCCCCGCTGACCTGCAGCTCACTCCCCTCCACCACCCCCAGATTGAGGGTCTCAATGACGGAGACATCCTGGGAACCGAACACCGCATCCTGCGCAAAAACGGACTCTGGCGCTGGTGGTCTTCGCGCAACACGGTGTTCGCAAGGGATGCCCAGCAGCACCCCACGGTGGTGCTCACCTGCGCAGTGGACATCACCGAACGCAAAACCGCCGAGGAAAAACGCCGGGAAGCCGAGCAGACCCTGCAGGAAAGCGAACACCGCTTTCAATTGATGGCCGATCAGGCCCCGGTGCTGATCGTGATGACCGACGAGGAAAAGCACGGGGTGTTCCTCAACCATGCCTGGATGGTGTTCACTGGTCATGCCGGGCCTGGGACGGCCAGCACCTGGCTGGAACCCATCGATCCTGAAGACCGCCCCCGGGTGGAACAGGTGTTCCGGCAGGCGCACCTGCAACGCAAAGGCTTCGAGGTGGAATACCGCCTGAAAAACCACGATGGGGAGCACTGCTGGATGTTTCACCGGGCGGTGCCGCGCTTCACCCCGGAAGGTGAATTCAAGGGTTTCATTGCGGCGGTGATTGACGTGCACACCCGCAAACTGGCCGAAAAAGGCCTCCAGGAAAACGAACAGCGCATGCGTGACCTGATGGACGTGCAAAAACGCTTTGTTGCAGACGCCGCCCACGAACTGAGAAACCCCCTGACCAGCATTCAGGGCAACATGGATTTGATGGTCCGGCACCGGGTGCTGGCCGAACAGGACCGCAGTGAAATCATCAGTGACGTGCAGCGTGAGGCCGCCAGGCTGGGACGGCTGGTCAACGACATGCTGCAACTCGCCCGTGGGGACGGTGGGGCCGAAATCCGCGAAGATGAAGTCGAACTGCATGAGCTTCTGCAGGACGTGTGGCAGGACTTCGTGCGCCTGCACAAGAACCACCACTTCAGGCTGGGCACCCTGCAACCTGCGCTGGTGCTCGGAGACCATGACCGCCTGAAGCAACTCGCCATCATCCTGCTGGAGAACGCCGTGAAGTACACCCTCCACGGAGGCCAGATCACCCTTTCGTTAAAACAGCAAGGAGACACCGTGGTGTGGAACATCGCCGACAGTGGGGTGGGAATTGCAGAGGAACACCAGGAGCGGGTGTTTGAGCGTTTCTTCCGGGTGGACCCTTCCCGGCAGAGCACCGGAAACCCTGGAGGCACCGGGCTGGGTCTGTCGATCGCACGCTGGATTGTCGAGAAACACGGAGGCAAAGTGTCCCTCACCAGCGTTCTGGGCGAGGGAACCACGGTGACAGTGGAACTCCCGGTGTTCACCCTGGAAGAACAGAACGCCTGA
- a CDS encoding helix-turn-helix domain-containing protein, with the protein MSTQLQERLQHIARNLKQARNQKGWSQQDLAAHSGISRRMIAAIEGAQNNVSLGTLDLLANALGVRFMDLITTRSTIDFSPQHPWQGVVVWHNTHPDSHAEMLASPPMPCTTELWHWSLAPGDHYQAAPDRTGVQEILYVIQGEIELEHNGQRIPLKQGDTLTFPSDVPYAYHNPSEGTARIIKHVVLPLLEPEV; encoded by the coding sequence ATGTCAACCCAATTGCAGGAACGCCTGCAACACATTGCCCGCAACCTCAAGCAGGCCCGCAACCAGAAAGGGTGGTCCCAGCAAGACCTTGCTGCCCACTCCGGAATCAGCAGGCGCATGATTGCTGCCATCGAAGGTGCACAGAACAACGTCAGCCTGGGCACCCTCGACCTGCTGGCCAACGCCCTGGGGGTGCGCTTCATGGATTTGATCACCACCCGCTCCACCATCGATTTTTCCCCACAACACCCCTGGCAGGGCGTGGTGGTCTGGCATAACACCCACCCGGACAGCCATGCCGAAATGCTGGCCTCCCCCCCCATGCCCTGCACCACCGAACTCTGGCACTGGTCGCTGGCCCCCGGAGACCACTACCAGGCCGCCCCCGACCGCACCGGCGTGCAAGAAATCCTGTATGTGATTCAAGGGGAGATCGAACTGGAACACAATGGGCAGCGCATTCCTCTGAAGCAAGGAGACACCCTGACCTTCCCCTCCGATGTGCCTTATGCCTACCACAACCCTTCGGAGGGAACAGCCCGGATCATCAAGCACGTGGTGTTGCCCCTCCTGGAACCAGAAGTCTGA
- a CDS encoding DMT family transporter: MNTALAGLLSALTYGTADFLAGLASRHDPALRVIALTHPLAALFLLALALSLGQPIPALESLLWGAGAGLMGLLALLAFLQALAIGPMGAVSVTAGALSALVPVGVGLVQGETLSLLGWVGAACVLLGTLWLTLSPHGQHAEKHSSGMLLGILAGLGFGFFFVLLGQVQDSSGNLWTLAAARISSSLVALPLTLWTVGLQPRNLKLILASAPGDTLGNLFYLLAVQGGGLALSGLLTSLYPAVTTMLAVLVLREHLRGRQWAGMIVALTGAALLATS; the protein is encoded by the coding sequence ATGAACACGGCACTCGCAGGACTTCTCTCTGCCCTGACCTACGGCACCGCCGACTTCCTGGCGGGTCTCGCCAGCAGACACGACCCAGCCCTGCGGGTCATTGCCCTCACCCACCCCCTGGCCGCCCTCTTCCTGCTTGCCCTGGCCCTGAGCCTCGGGCAACCCATCCCGGCCCTGGAAAGCCTGCTGTGGGGAGCAGGCGCAGGCCTCATGGGGCTGCTGGCCCTGCTGGCCTTTCTGCAGGCCCTGGCCATTGGACCCATGGGAGCCGTGTCGGTCACTGCAGGAGCGCTCTCTGCGCTGGTGCCGGTGGGGGTGGGCCTTGTGCAAGGTGAAACCCTGAGCCTGCTGGGATGGGTCGGGGCTGCCTGCGTGCTGCTGGGAACCCTGTGGCTCACCCTGAGTCCCCATGGCCAGCACGCAGAAAAACACAGTTCTGGCATGCTGCTGGGCATCCTGGCCGGACTGGGCTTCGGGTTCTTCTTTGTGCTGCTCGGACAGGTCCAGGACAGCTCTGGAAACCTCTGGACCCTGGCTGCAGCCCGCATCAGCAGTTCCCTGGTGGCCCTTCCCCTCACCTTATGGACGGTGGGCCTGCAGCCCCGCAACCTCAAGCTCATCCTGGCTTCGGCTCCTGGAGACACGCTGGGAAACCTGTTTTACCTGCTGGCCGTGCAGGGCGGTGGACTCGCCCTCTCTGGACTCCTGACCAGCCTTTACCCTGCAGTGACCACAATGCTGGCGGTGCTGGTGCTCCGCGAGCACCTCAGGGGCAGACAGTGGGCGGGGATGATTGTGGCCCTGACCGGAGCAGCACTGCTCGCCACCTCCTGA
- a CDS encoding helix-turn-helix domain-containing protein: MKQKSGRTVLEWITERRLAEARRLLLETDMGVEDLGLACGFGDPTHFIVQFRKNVGQTPAAWRRSLR; the protein is encoded by the coding sequence GTGAAACAGAAAAGCGGCAGAACCGTGCTGGAATGGATCACCGAACGCCGCCTGGCCGAAGCGCGTCGGCTGTTGCTGGAAACCGACATGGGTGTGGAAGACCTCGGGCTTGCGTGTGGTTTTGGAGACCCCACACATTTCATTGTTCAATTCAGGAAAAACGTGGGCCAGACCCCGGCGGCCTGGAGGCGCAGCCTGAGGTGA